The proteins below are encoded in one region of Oryzias melastigma strain HK-1 linkage group LG9, ASM292280v2, whole genome shotgun sequence:
- the spef2 gene encoding sperm flagellar protein 2 isoform X5, with amino-acid sequence MQEIRQRLKEKALADERRQKRQDRFLVEQFKAHAAQQELQRDEQLVKRLTRQTKQEQRLVAQLLQMRMQKEVIRENRLFVEQQYQERREKDFREALYREAVLAQQEKVAREEEIRKDVELCTRISAEQSQNKRKKYFNHCKELLNQIVDLATKVGDYRQLTENTIPEQTMRDWKELFLKGLPLYEPSHEQSLELSALKDSIDLTKLPQEALNNLDYHEYAKMIGDWAWPEEAGEIKPPSAKSILENVVRRLKNIVCSSTAKPPNSEYSHFIIKACVLGNICSGKTTCLDRIAEALGIYVLSSDTLVEESLKAYHDGEEVMEKREDKDKRRKASARLSKHDITIQESRSCITKPSPRALLGAAVDKELKKGNAIPNELLVEIMTQAIRQVPAHSGWILDGFPPDISLAHLLEKALGGCEEETKEAAIDQTDIIADCSPPTPPPPPAPVLDVVLMLNIPDECAVRRAYRQADTCVAASQPAEKMLYLAEVTHRIAAFKGAWPALEKWYSGKQNILVTVDADVDEDEVYNRVKLILQKILEKKPRGGASPYMCSMDARRLSRAEVEKPQSPKAGQSRSGTPTSLSQRNSPVQKLLRSASSCSLDYEDEPLSPEIPPLLWSLWDSVCNSYVNNIKKVMQQLRLQRTVVLHELSSIRDGYRHCLGRPNLKQEFVCRWQKDFNSIPDYLREDEEIKAELHQRLDELCESLWDTTDKCKEQDEQKKAALLSDEWLEEHTAALINSHSILMQVELNRFHQTMCILRIYFLNLQKKQVTFESLCENTYIPLLEIPEAKAEDESEIPMDTNEMHKREEKSTKVTLPQTHPVSPKEVSMTTSTDKAQPEKHLHDKLICNYEDALKVIETFPISLDICELKETDQKEAKEPERPQVEEASSKAKKTPKGKRSFGKLKGEEPEKTEPQIPSEKTETKEMTGKFHQEYAAALDHEGNRAKMRLELVKNHGLVMLHSLQSRTQRTLSQMETWLQARYRAEMKSIDQLIEMAHHHIMAEAKLQYEVVLEGSDFYLKENPQMVTNLSPPPDPDLSEKPSGFVLSVGALESIHRQLSSVAPSGFLSSSSFHSLLKDMLSINMGKHNLPKLWVDNQTLLGEIVSVLTDSNDRIDWRRFLLCASLPWPVPSLAQLLYALQSFKLADVYETGFINEEQYLQMELWLTYESAQIVSEDLSESLPRSRVANLTKFFFQLFADSSVSPPQLDYVSMLQYFSADPDPRQGFVRALSVVLGQPLRQPSEDHLIMLYQIYPFKFNMWLSSLFQSMPSIEEDTKLTSLEGDGNYNNLSASFGNEKVSISALLKVLFCEDAKMTNNALPHTDLISQEALREPLTQVYMELGYEPEECIPFSVLSKHPYIQMLMETSTQYLLVNIHGNLLAHQNKMQTSSSAV; translated from the exons ATGCAGGAGATCCGACAGAGACTGAAGGAGAAGGCTTTGGCGGATGAGCGCAGACAAAAAAGACAAGACAGATTCCTAGTGGAACAATTCAAAGCCCATGCTGCTCAACAG gagctgcagcgtGACGAGCAGCTGGTGAAGCGTCTGACACGCCAAACCAAGCAGGAGCAGCGTTTGGTGGCTCAGCTGCTCCAGATGCGAATGCAGAAAGAAGTGATTCGAGAGAACCGGCTGTTCGTAGAGCAGCAGTACCAAGAGAGGAGAGAAAAGGACTTTCGGGAGGCTCTGTACAGAGAGGCG GTTTTAGCTCAGCAGGAAAAGGTGGCCCGTGAAGAAGAAATCCGGAAGGACGTTGAACTGTGTACCAGGATTTCTGCTGAGCAAAGTCAAAACAAACGGAAGAAATACTTCAATCACTGCAAGGAACTTTTGAACCAAATCGTGGACCTGGCCACCAAAGTTGGAGATTACCGTCAGCTCACAGAGAA CACGATTCCAGAGCAGACGATGAGGGATTGGAAAGAATTGTTTCTTAAAGGTCTGCCTCTCTATGAGCCAAGCCACGAGCAGAGTCTTGAACTCTCTGCTTTAAAGGATTCCATAGATCTTACAAAGCTACCGCAGGAGGCTCTCAACAACTTGGACTATCATGAATATGCC aAAATGATTGGTGACTGGGCGTGGCCAGAGGAGGCAGGCGAGATCAAACCTCCATCAGCCAAGAGTATTCTAGAAAATGTTGTCCGTCGACTCAAAAACATTGTCTGTTCGTCCACTGCGAAACCACCGAACTCTGAATATTCTCACTTCATCATCAAGGCCTGTGTCCTTGGTAACATTTGCTCAGGCAAGACCACCTGCTTGGACCGGATTGCTGAAG CTCTTGGCATTTATGTCTTATCATCCGACACTCTGGTTGAGGAGTCCCTGAAGGCCTACCACGATGGAGAGGAA GTGATGGAAAAGAGGGAAGACAAagacaaaaggagaaaagcatCCGCCAGGTTAAGCAAACACG atattaCTATTCAAGAAAGTAGAAGCTGTATCACTAAG CCATCTCCTCGTGCACTACTGGGAGCAGCTGTGGATAAAGAGCTGAAGAAAGGGAACGCCATCCCAAATGAGCTGTTAGTGGAAATTATGACACAAGCAATCCG TCAAGTTCCAGCTCATTCAGGTTGGATCCTGGATGGTTTCCCGCCTGACATCAGCCTGGCTCACCTGCTGGAAAAAGCCCTGGGTGGGTGTGAGGAGGAAACAAAGGAAGCTGCAATTGACCAGACAGATATCATTGCTGACTGCAGTCCTcccacacccccaccacccccTGCTCCGGTTCTGGACGTGGTTCTCATGCTGAATATTCCTGACGAGTGTGCAGTCAGACGTGCGTACAGACAAGCAG ATACCTGCGTTGCAGCTTCTCAGCCTGCAGAAAAAATGCTATATCTGGCTGAGGTTACACACAG GATTGCAGCTTTTAAGGGTGCCTGGCCAGCACTGGAGAAATGGTACAGtggaaagcaaaacattttggtCACTGTGGATGCAGATGTAGACGAGGACGAGGTTTACAACAGAGTGAAGCTGATCTTACAAaagattctggaaaaaaaaccgAGAG GTGGTGCTTCTCCATACATGTGCTCAATGGATGCTCGACGTCTTTCTAGAGCGGAGGTGGAAAAACCTCAAAGTCCAAAAG CCGGACAGTCAAGGAGTGGAACCCCTACATCACTGTCTCAAAGAAACTCTCCAGTCCAGAAACTTCTTAGGTCTGCTTCTTCATGCAGTCTGGACTATGAGGATGAGCCTCTTTCTCCA GAGATCCCACCGCTTCTATGGTCACTCTGGGATTCTGTCTGTAATTCTTATGTCAATAATATAAAGAAAGTCATGCAGCAGCTGCGCTTACAACGCACCGTCGTTCTTCATGAGCTTTCAAGCATCAG GGACGGATACAGGCACTGTTTGGGACGCCCAAACTTGAAGCAGGAGTTTGTCTGTCGCTGGCAGAAGGACTTCAACAGCATTCCTGATTATCTgagagaagatgaagaaatcAAGGCAGAACTTCATCAGAGACTGGAT GAATTGTGTGAGTCTCTGTGGGATACTACTGATAAATGCAAGGAGcaagatgagcagaagaaggcTGCACTGCTCAGTGACGAATGGCTGGAGGAGCACACTGCTGCCCTTATAAACTCACACTCCATCCTAATGCAG GTGGAGCTGAACCGCTTTCATCAAACGATGTGCATATTAAGGATCTACTTCTTGAACCTTCAAAAGAAACAAGTGACTTTTGAGTCCCTCTGTGAAAATACTTATATTCCTTTACTGGAAATCCCTGAAGCCAAAGCTGAGGATGAAAG CGAGATTCCAATGGACACAAATGAGATGCATAAACGAGAAGAGAAGAGCACGAAAGT CACGCTCCCCCAAACACATCCTGTTTCCCCAAAGGAGGTCTCCATGACGACCAGCACGGATAAGGCCCAACCTGAGAAA CATCTGCATGACAAACTCATATGTAACTACGAGGATGCCCTCAAAGTCATTGAAACATTTCCTATTTCTCTGGATATCTGC GAATTAAAGGAAACGGATCAAAAGGAAGCTAAAGAGCCGGAGAGACCACAGGTTGAAGAGGCttcttcaaaagcaaaaaagactCCAAAAGGAAAGCGTTCATTTGGAAAACTAAAAG GTGAGGAGCCAGAAAAAACTGAGCCTCAGATCCCCTCTGAGAAAACTGAAACCAAGGAAATGACAGGGAAATTTCATCAAGAGTATGCTGCTGCTCTGGATCATGAAG GTAACAGAGCAAAGATGCGTCTTGAGCTGGTGAAAAATCACGGTTTGGTGATGTTGCACTCGCTTCAAAGTAGAACACAAAGGACCTTAAGCCAAATGGAAACTTGGCTACAAGCACGCTATCGCGCAGAAATGAAGAG CATTGACCAGTTGATAGAAATGGCTCACCACCACATCATGGCAGAAGCCAAGTTGCAGTATGAAGTGGTgttg GAGGGCTCTGACTTCTACCTGAAGGAAAACCCTCAGATGGTGACAAACCTGTCTCCTCCTCCAGATCCAGATCTTTCAGAGAAACCGTCTGGATTTGTGCTGTCTGTAGGCGCTCTAGAATCAATCCACCGTCAGTTAAGCAGCGTTGCTCCATCAG GCTTCCTCTCCAGCTCTTCCTTTCACAGTTTGCTGAAAGACATGCTTTCCATTAACATGGGCAAACACAATCTTCCAAAGCTGTGGGTGGACAATCAAACACTG CTGGGAGAAATAGTGTCCGTGCTAACAGACTCGAATGATCGGATAGACTGGCGGCGGTTTCTTCTCTGTGCTTCTCTTCCTTGGCCAGTTCCTTCCCTGGCACAGCTGCTGTATGCGCTGCAGAGTTTTAAGCTCGCAGATGTTTATGAAACAGGATTCATCAATGAGGAGCAGTACCTGCAG ATGGAGCTTTGGTTAACTTATGAGAGTGCCCAGATTGTGTCTGAGGATCTTTCTGAATCACTTCCTCGTAGCCGTGTCGCAAACCTGACCAAG TTCTTTTTCCAGCTGTTTGCAGACAGCTCCGTCTCGCCGCCTCAGCTGGATTATGTGTCCATGCTGCAGTATTTCTCCGCTGACCCCGACCCCAGACAAGGGTTTGTCAGAGCTCTTAGTGTTGTGTTGGGACAGCCTCTCAGACAGCCCTCTGAGGACCATCTCATCATG TTGTACCAAATATATCCTTTTAAATTCAACATGTGGTTGTCGTCTCTGTTCCAGTCTATGCCAAGTATAGAGGAAGACACAAAGCTGACCTCGTTAGAAGGCGATGGAAACTATAACAACTTAAGCGCTTCTTTTGGGAATGAAAAGGTTTCCATTTCTGCTCTGCTGAAAGTCCTCTTCTGCGAAGATGCAAAGATGACCAACAACGCCCTCCCTCATACTGACCTCATAAGTCAGGAGGCCCTCAGGGAG CCATTGACACAGGTATACATGGAGCTTGGATATGAACCAGAAGAATGCATCCCCTTTTCTGTTCTCTCCAAACATCCTTACATTCAAATGCTGATGGAGACTTCCACACAGTACCTGCTCGTT AACATCCATGGAAACCTTTTGGCACACCAGAACAAAATGCAGACGAGCAGCTCAGCAGTTTAA
- the spef2 gene encoding sperm flagellar protein 2 isoform X4, whose protein sequence is MRLEPTLKLLGISFNMNTAQDLMQEKQGVAAHLLFQLYDALKKRKSPEMKRSLMEVEQPRAEANLYRRERKIYRLPQVMKRDTDQKLQLYSDKHHRFKERTVGRQRLQLQRLLNAQDEKIMKNTDKATDIHVPKPPYRVSPLIIKRRQQKIQEEAKRVQTEIAQFEKNMRKSVTYGFSSSSSSQPLPAEASLSGTKQGNKLSESGAGLSLQSNTKYMQEIRQRLKEKALADERRQKRQDRFLVEQFKAHAAQQELQRDEQLVKRLTRQTKQEQRLVAQLLQMRMQKEVIRENRLFVEQQYQERREKDFREALYREAVLAQQEKVAREEEIRKDVELCTRISAEQSQNKRKKYFNHCKELLNQIVDLATKVGDYRQLTENTIPEQTMRDWKELFLKGLPLYEPSHEQSLELSALKDSIDLTKLPQEALNNLDYHEYAKMIGDWAWPEEAGEIKPPSAKSILENVVRRLKNIVCSSTAKPPNSEYSHFIIKACVLGNICSGKTTCLDRIAEALGIYVLSSDTLVEESLKAYHDGEEVMEKREDKDKRRKASARLSKHDITIQESRSCITKPSPRALLGAAVDKELKKGNAIPNELLVEIMTQAIRQVPAHSGWILDGFPPDISLAHLLEKALGGCEEETKEAAIDQTDIIADCSPPTPPPPPAPVLDVVLMLNIPDECAVRRAYRQADTCVAASQPAEKMLYLAEVTHRIAAFKGAWPALEKWYSGKQNILVTVDADVDEDEVYNRVKLILQKILEKKPRGGASPYMCSMDARRLSRAEVEKPQSPKAGQSRSGTPTSLSQRNSPVQKLLRSASSCSLDYEDEPLSPEIPPLLWSLWDSVCNSYVNNIKKVMQQLRLQRTVVLHELSSIRDGYRHCLGRPNLKQEFVCRWQKDFNSIPDYLREDEEIKAELHQRLDELCESLWDTTDKCKEQDEQKKAALLSDEWLEEHTAALINSHSILMQVELNRFHQTMCILRIYFLNLQKKQVTFESLCENTYIPLLEIPEAKAEDESEIPMDTNEMHKREEKSTKVTLPQTHPVSPKEVSMTTSTDKAQPEKHLHDKLICNYEDALKVIETFPISLDICELKETDQKEAKEPERPQVEEASSKAKKTPKGKRSFGKLKGEEPEKTEPQIPSEKTETKEMTGKFHQEYAAALDHEGNRAKMRLELVKNHGLVMLHSLQSRTQRTLSQMETWLQARYRAEMKSIDQLIEMAHHHIMAEAKLQYEVVLEGSDFYLKENPQMVTNLSPPPDPDLSEKPSGFVLSVGALESIHRQLSSVAPSGFLSSSSFHSLLKDMLSINMGKHNLPKLWVDNQTLLGEIVSVLTDSNDRIDWRRFLLCASLPWPVPSLAQLLYALQSFKLADVYETGFINEEQYLQMELWLTYESAQIVSEDLSESLPRSRVANLTKFFFQLFADSSVSPPQLDYVSMLQYFSADPDPRQGFVRALSVVLGQPLRQPSEDHLIMLYQIYPFKFNMWLSSLFQSMPSIEEDTKLTSLEGDGNYNNLSASFGNEKVSISALLKVLFCEDAKMTNNALPHTDLISQEALREPLTQVYMELGYEPEECIPFSVLSKHPYIQMLMETSTQYLLVNIHGNLLAHQNKMQTSSSAV, encoded by the exons ATGCGCCTCGAGCCAACTCTTAAACTGCTGGGGATCTCCTTCAACATGAACACAGCCCAGGACCTGATGCAGGAGAAGCAGGGTGTTGCTGCTCACCTGCTTTTCCAGCTTTATGACgctcttaaaaaaaggaagagccCGGAAATGAAAAGGAGCTTGATGGAAGTCGAGCAGCCCAGAGCTGAAGCAAATCTGTACAGGAGGGAGCGCAAGATCTAT CGGCTTCCTCAGGTGATGAAACGTGATACTGACCAGAAGCTGCAGCTATATAGTGATAAACACCACCGGTTCAAGGAAAGGACTGTGGGGAGGCAGCGCCTTCAGCTACAACGCCTACTCAATGCTCAGGATGAGAAGATCATGAAAAACACTGATAAG GCCACAGACATCCATGTGCCAAAGCCCCCGTATCGTGTATCACCTCTCATAATAAAGAGAAGACAACAAAAGATCCAGGAAGAGGCAAAG AGAGTGCAGACTGAGATTGCCCAGTTTgagaaaaacatgagaaaaagtGTCACCTACggtttttcttcctcttcaaG TTCTCAGCCTTTACCTGCTGAAGCTTCACTTAGTGGGACCAAACAAGGCAATAAATTGTCTGAAAGTGGGGCAGGATTGTCATTACAGTCCAACACCAAGTACATGCAGGAGATCCGACAGAGACTGAAGGAGAAGGCTTTGGCGGATGAGCGCAGACAAAAAAGACAAGACAGATTCCTAGTGGAACAATTCAAAGCCCATGCTGCTCAACAG gagctgcagcgtGACGAGCAGCTGGTGAAGCGTCTGACACGCCAAACCAAGCAGGAGCAGCGTTTGGTGGCTCAGCTGCTCCAGATGCGAATGCAGAAAGAAGTGATTCGAGAGAACCGGCTGTTCGTAGAGCAGCAGTACCAAGAGAGGAGAGAAAAGGACTTTCGGGAGGCTCTGTACAGAGAGGCG GTTTTAGCTCAGCAGGAAAAGGTGGCCCGTGAAGAAGAAATCCGGAAGGACGTTGAACTGTGTACCAGGATTTCTGCTGAGCAAAGTCAAAACAAACGGAAGAAATACTTCAATCACTGCAAGGAACTTTTGAACCAAATCGTGGACCTGGCCACCAAAGTTGGAGATTACCGTCAGCTCACAGAGAA CACGATTCCAGAGCAGACGATGAGGGATTGGAAAGAATTGTTTCTTAAAGGTCTGCCTCTCTATGAGCCAAGCCACGAGCAGAGTCTTGAACTCTCTGCTTTAAAGGATTCCATAGATCTTACAAAGCTACCGCAGGAGGCTCTCAACAACTTGGACTATCATGAATATGCC aAAATGATTGGTGACTGGGCGTGGCCAGAGGAGGCAGGCGAGATCAAACCTCCATCAGCCAAGAGTATTCTAGAAAATGTTGTCCGTCGACTCAAAAACATTGTCTGTTCGTCCACTGCGAAACCACCGAACTCTGAATATTCTCACTTCATCATCAAGGCCTGTGTCCTTGGTAACATTTGCTCAGGCAAGACCACCTGCTTGGACCGGATTGCTGAAG CTCTTGGCATTTATGTCTTATCATCCGACACTCTGGTTGAGGAGTCCCTGAAGGCCTACCACGATGGAGAGGAA GTGATGGAAAAGAGGGAAGACAAagacaaaaggagaaaagcatCCGCCAGGTTAAGCAAACACG atattaCTATTCAAGAAAGTAGAAGCTGTATCACTAAG CCATCTCCTCGTGCACTACTGGGAGCAGCTGTGGATAAAGAGCTGAAGAAAGGGAACGCCATCCCAAATGAGCTGTTAGTGGAAATTATGACACAAGCAATCCG TCAAGTTCCAGCTCATTCAGGTTGGATCCTGGATGGTTTCCCGCCTGACATCAGCCTGGCTCACCTGCTGGAAAAAGCCCTGGGTGGGTGTGAGGAGGAAACAAAGGAAGCTGCAATTGACCAGACAGATATCATTGCTGACTGCAGTCCTcccacacccccaccacccccTGCTCCGGTTCTGGACGTGGTTCTCATGCTGAATATTCCTGACGAGTGTGCAGTCAGACGTGCGTACAGACAAGCAG ATACCTGCGTTGCAGCTTCTCAGCCTGCAGAAAAAATGCTATATCTGGCTGAGGTTACACACAG GATTGCAGCTTTTAAGGGTGCCTGGCCAGCACTGGAGAAATGGTACAGtggaaagcaaaacattttggtCACTGTGGATGCAGATGTAGACGAGGACGAGGTTTACAACAGAGTGAAGCTGATCTTACAAaagattctggaaaaaaaaccgAGAG GTGGTGCTTCTCCATACATGTGCTCAATGGATGCTCGACGTCTTTCTAGAGCGGAGGTGGAAAAACCTCAAAGTCCAAAAG CCGGACAGTCAAGGAGTGGAACCCCTACATCACTGTCTCAAAGAAACTCTCCAGTCCAGAAACTTCTTAGGTCTGCTTCTTCATGCAGTCTGGACTATGAGGATGAGCCTCTTTCTCCA GAGATCCCACCGCTTCTATGGTCACTCTGGGATTCTGTCTGTAATTCTTATGTCAATAATATAAAGAAAGTCATGCAGCAGCTGCGCTTACAACGCACCGTCGTTCTTCATGAGCTTTCAAGCATCAG GGACGGATACAGGCACTGTTTGGGACGCCCAAACTTGAAGCAGGAGTTTGTCTGTCGCTGGCAGAAGGACTTCAACAGCATTCCTGATTATCTgagagaagatgaagaaatcAAGGCAGAACTTCATCAGAGACTGGAT GAATTGTGTGAGTCTCTGTGGGATACTACTGATAAATGCAAGGAGcaagatgagcagaagaaggcTGCACTGCTCAGTGACGAATGGCTGGAGGAGCACACTGCTGCCCTTATAAACTCACACTCCATCCTAATGCAG GTGGAGCTGAACCGCTTTCATCAAACGATGTGCATATTAAGGATCTACTTCTTGAACCTTCAAAAGAAACAAGTGACTTTTGAGTCCCTCTGTGAAAATACTTATATTCCTTTACTGGAAATCCCTGAAGCCAAAGCTGAGGATGAAAG CGAGATTCCAATGGACACAAATGAGATGCATAAACGAGAAGAGAAGAGCACGAAAGT CACGCTCCCCCAAACACATCCTGTTTCCCCAAAGGAGGTCTCCATGACGACCAGCACGGATAAGGCCCAACCTGAGAAA CATCTGCATGACAAACTCATATGTAACTACGAGGATGCCCTCAAAGTCATTGAAACATTTCCTATTTCTCTGGATATCTGC GAATTAAAGGAAACGGATCAAAAGGAAGCTAAAGAGCCGGAGAGACCACAGGTTGAAGAGGCttcttcaaaagcaaaaaagactCCAAAAGGAAAGCGTTCATTTGGAAAACTAAAAG GTGAGGAGCCAGAAAAAACTGAGCCTCAGATCCCCTCTGAGAAAACTGAAACCAAGGAAATGACAGGGAAATTTCATCAAGAGTATGCTGCTGCTCTGGATCATGAAG GTAACAGAGCAAAGATGCGTCTTGAGCTGGTGAAAAATCACGGTTTGGTGATGTTGCACTCGCTTCAAAGTAGAACACAAAGGACCTTAAGCCAAATGGAAACTTGGCTACAAGCACGCTATCGCGCAGAAATGAAGAG CATTGACCAGTTGATAGAAATGGCTCACCACCACATCATGGCAGAAGCCAAGTTGCAGTATGAAGTGGTgttg GAGGGCTCTGACTTCTACCTGAAGGAAAACCCTCAGATGGTGACAAACCTGTCTCCTCCTCCAGATCCAGATCTTTCAGAGAAACCGTCTGGATTTGTGCTGTCTGTAGGCGCTCTAGAATCAATCCACCGTCAGTTAAGCAGCGTTGCTCCATCAG GCTTCCTCTCCAGCTCTTCCTTTCACAGTTTGCTGAAAGACATGCTTTCCATTAACATGGGCAAACACAATCTTCCAAAGCTGTGGGTGGACAATCAAACACTG CTGGGAGAAATAGTGTCCGTGCTAACAGACTCGAATGATCGGATAGACTGGCGGCGGTTTCTTCTCTGTGCTTCTCTTCCTTGGCCAGTTCCTTCCCTGGCACAGCTGCTGTATGCGCTGCAGAGTTTTAAGCTCGCAGATGTTTATGAAACAGGATTCATCAATGAGGAGCAGTACCTGCAG ATGGAGCTTTGGTTAACTTATGAGAGTGCCCAGATTGTGTCTGAGGATCTTTCTGAATCACTTCCTCGTAGCCGTGTCGCAAACCTGACCAAG TTCTTTTTCCAGCTGTTTGCAGACAGCTCCGTCTCGCCGCCTCAGCTGGATTATGTGTCCATGCTGCAGTATTTCTCCGCTGACCCCGACCCCAGACAAGGGTTTGTCAGAGCTCTTAGTGTTGTGTTGGGACAGCCTCTCAGACAGCCCTCTGAGGACCATCTCATCATG TTGTACCAAATATATCCTTTTAAATTCAACATGTGGTTGTCGTCTCTGTTCCAGTCTATGCCAAGTATAGAGGAAGACACAAAGCTGACCTCGTTAGAAGGCGATGGAAACTATAACAACTTAAGCGCTTCTTTTGGGAATGAAAAGGTTTCCATTTCTGCTCTGCTGAAAGTCCTCTTCTGCGAAGATGCAAAGATGACCAACAACGCCCTCCCTCATACTGACCTCATAAGTCAGGAGGCCCTCAGGGAG CCATTGACACAGGTATACATGGAGCTTGGATATGAACCAGAAGAATGCATCCCCTTTTCTGTTCTCTCCAAACATCCTTACATTCAAATGCTGATGGAGACTTCCACACAGTACCTGCTCGTT AACATCCATGGAAACCTTTTGGCACACCAGAACAAAATGCAGACGAGCAGCTCAGCAGTTTAA